One Nostoc sp. UHCC 0302 DNA window includes the following coding sequences:
- a CDS encoding GlsB/YeaQ/YmgE family stress response membrane protein: protein MNIIAWIILGLLAGAIAKAIYPGRQGGGILKTMILGIIGAVIGGTIVTLLQTGRLQFAAASLSIPGVIVAVIGAIVAIFLWNLFTERSSY, encoded by the coding sequence ATGAACATTATTGCTTGGATAATTCTGGGTTTACTTGCTGGAGCTATAGCGAAAGCTATTTATCCTGGTCGTCAGGGTGGTGGAATTCTTAAAACCATGATCTTAGGTATCATCGGTGCTGTAATAGGGGGGACTATAGTGACTCTATTACAGACAGGGAGGCTGCAATTCGCAGCCGCATCTCTGAGTATTCCTGGTGTAATTGTTGCAGTTATTGGTGCAATAGTTGCTATTTTTCTATGGAACCTATTCACTGAGCGTAGTAGTTATTAG
- a CDS encoding RNA 2'-phosphotransferase, with the protein MSDSRLVKISRYLSKYLRHTPDAIGIKLAPGGWFAVDELLTACTKNKFPITRQELQVVVELNNKKRFSFDSTGTLIRANQGHSVEVDLQLEPVVPPDVLYHGTGHKSVESIMQAGLCKMSRHHVHLSKDIATAETVGARHGKPKVFIVDAAAMSQAGYSFYCSDNGVWLVDSVPPQYLQKI; encoded by the coding sequence ATGAGTGATTCTCGCCTCGTTAAAATTAGTAGATATCTCAGCAAATATCTGCGACACACACCGGATGCAATTGGAATCAAACTTGCTCCCGGTGGTTGGTTTGCTGTTGATGAACTACTTACTGCTTGTACTAAAAATAAGTTTCCAATCACCCGTCAAGAATTACAGGTAGTAGTTGAACTCAACAACAAAAAACGCTTTTCCTTTGACTCCACAGGCACTCTGATTCGTGCTAACCAAGGTCATAGTGTAGAAGTTGATTTGCAACTAGAACCTGTCGTTCCTCCAGATGTGCTTTATCACGGCACGGGACACAAATCTGTTGAGTCGATTATGCAAGCAGGACTTTGCAAAATGTCTCGGCATCATGTGCATTTATCAAAGGATATTGCCACAGCAGAAACTGTAGGCGCAAGACATGGAAAACCAAAAGTTTTTATTGTAGATGCTGCTGCAATGTCTCAAGCTGGTTACAGCTTCTACTGTTCCGATAATGGTGTTTGGTTAGTAGATAGTGTGCCACCTCAGTATCTACAAAAAATTTGA
- a CDS encoding aromatic amino acid transport family protein, with protein MTAVITNQEQTTRLFSHLEFDGNKLNHQPGSVLGSTALIAGTTVGAGILALPAVTLPSGIVPSTVLLITVWLYALVSGLLIAEVTLNAMRLEGRPSVGLLGVVEKTLGKLGARIAGGAYLFMHYALLVAYITQGGDILVSAIAKVCGVENLVPAWVGTTTFTLLFGGIMYLGRERFIQKLNSAFVGIVIVSFFGLLLIGGGHITSTQFLFQNWTALGSAVSVICVTLFYHNVVPVVVSQLEGDVRKIRKSIVIGSMIPLIMFLAWNVVILGSVSSEIVEGISAGKTVFDPLQILRSGGAGEVLGVLVSVFSEFAIVTSFIGFVYGLLDFFKDVSLISQGESSNRLPLYSLVLFPPMTFGTLNPSIFFVALDYTGTFSISVLGGIIPALMSWKQRQEQENLNSKEQQLVPGGKVTLIVMIGVSLALMVRQILSIY; from the coding sequence ATGACAGCTGTTATTACAAATCAAGAGCAAACAACGCGATTGTTTTCTCATCTTGAATTTGATGGAAATAAGCTTAATCATCAACCGGGTAGTGTATTGGGGAGTACTGCCTTAATTGCGGGAACTACGGTTGGGGCTGGGATTCTTGCTCTACCTGCGGTTACCCTACCATCTGGAATTGTCCCATCCACAGTTTTGCTGATTACTGTTTGGCTCTACGCTTTAGTTTCAGGTTTGTTGATTGCAGAAGTAACTTTGAACGCCATGCGTCTAGAAGGGCGTCCGAGTGTAGGTTTATTGGGAGTAGTTGAGAAAACCCTTGGTAAACTGGGAGCGCGAATTGCTGGTGGTGCATATTTATTCATGCACTATGCCCTCTTAGTAGCATATATCACCCAAGGCGGAGATATTTTAGTATCTGCGATCGCCAAAGTCTGTGGTGTAGAAAATCTTGTGCCTGCGTGGGTGGGAACAACAACTTTCACACTCTTATTTGGCGGTATTATGTACCTTGGAAGAGAAAGGTTTATACAGAAATTAAACAGCGCCTTTGTGGGGATTGTCATTGTTTCCTTCTTCGGACTGTTGTTAATCGGAGGAGGACATATTACAAGCACCCAATTCTTATTTCAGAACTGGACTGCCCTGGGAAGTGCCGTCTCAGTCATATGCGTGACGCTGTTTTACCATAACGTTGTGCCAGTTGTCGTATCGCAACTCGAAGGAGATGTCCGCAAGATACGTAAGTCTATCGTCATTGGTTCTATGATTCCCCTCATCATGTTCTTGGCTTGGAATGTCGTGATTTTGGGAAGTGTTAGTTCTGAGATAGTAGAGGGCATTTCTGCTGGCAAAACTGTTTTTGACCCATTGCAAATTTTACGATCTGGTGGTGCTGGAGAAGTGTTAGGAGTATTAGTATCTGTCTTCTCTGAATTTGCGATCGTCACATCGTTTATTGGATTTGTGTATGGGTTGCTAGATTTTTTCAAAGATGTTTCCCTAATTTCACAGGGCGAATCTTCTAATCGCTTACCCCTCTATTCCCTGGTGCTTTTTCCTCCTATGACTTTTGGCACGCTTAATCCCAGCATCTTCTTTGTTGCCCTAGATTATACAGGAACCTTCAGTATTTCAGTTTTAGGTGGGATTATTCCAGCATTGATGAGTTGGAAGCAACGCCAAGAGCAAGAGAACTTAAATAGTAAGGAACAACAGTTGGTTCCAGGAGGAAAAGTGACACTCATTGTAATGATTGGAGTATCATTAGCGCTGATGGTAAGGCAAATCCTGTCAATTTACTAA